GCTTCGTTTTCGTGATGACCGGGATTTCATAATCGTCTGGAGCGATATCACGCATCTCATACGTCCGTTCTTTACGATATGAGTATAGACCGATTAAGAGACCGACGACCATCCCGAGTGCCGGAATCGCCATCGCTTCGATGACGGATGCTCCTGCTGTATCAAGACCATTTGCCTTCAAGTTCTTTAGTAGAATCTGATTGAGGTAAATGTCTCCGAAACCAACTGGTAAGAACATGTAAGGTGTCACAAGACCAAACGTCATGATTATCGCAATCCGGCGACGGTCCATTTTCAACTGATTAAACAGACCAAGGAGCGGCGGAATGATGATTGGAATGAATGCGATGTGGATTGGCAACACGTTTTGTGAACTGATCGCGAGTAACAGAATCGCAAACAAGATGAATCCTTTTAACTTTTTGACCGATGAGGCACTTGCATTACCGCGCGAACGTTGAATCAAGGCATGTGCGAGTGCATCGGGTAAGCCCGTTTTCGAGAGGGCGACAGCGAACGCGCCGAGCAACGCGTAACTCAGGGCGATTTCTGCCCCGTCACCAAGACCACCGGAGAACGCTTTTGTCGTCGCAGTCAGGTCAAGACCACCGACGAGACCACCGGCAAACGCACTGATGACCATCGCGAGCACGATGTGGACGCGGAAGATCGCTAAAATAAACAGTAAAAAGACGGCAAACAATACGGCGTTTATCATTCAGTAAAACCACACTTTCTTTTGTTATCACTGTACTATACTAAAGTATATTACAGCCATGTTGGAATGCTGTCAAGAGTAAAAGTCTGACCTCGTAATCAAAAGATGAATGGTACGCTTATTAGCTCTCCACAAGATGATATATTCTGTTATACCCCTGAGCATGAAGTGAGAAGCGTGTTGATCACTGAATATAATTCATACGAAAAACGTGCCATCCTTCTCCGTTACGAGAAAATATGGCACGTTGTCTTTAGTTTAAGACGGAATAGAATATGCGAGTCTATTTGCGTTTCTTCTATAAAGAGTGATCAGCAATCGACGATGTCGAGTTTACCAGTAGCCGGGTCGATGACGAGTCCGTGAACGTTCGTCCCAGGTGGCAATAACGGATGGTTCTTCACGAGGCTGACTGAGTGAGCAACGCTTTCTTGAACCGACGTGAAACCACGCAACCATTGATTCAAATCAACACCGGATACTTCGAGTGTGTGAAGAATCTGTTGGTCGATTCCTCGATCCTTCATCTCGTTGATCATGTGTTTAGGATCAATTGTGCTCATGCCACAGTCGTGGTGACCGATGACGACGACTTCTTCAGCGCCAAGAGCATACAACGCAACGAGAATCGAGCGCATGACGGAGCCGAATGGGTGCGATAGGATAGCACCGGCATTTTTGATGATTTTCGCATCCCCGTTCTTAAGACCAAGTGCATGTGGGAGGAGCTCCGTCAAGCGGGCATCCATACACGTCAGGATGACGACCTTTTTATCTGGGAACTTATCCGAGACGAACTGCTCATACTGTTTTTCGGCGACGAATCGCTCGTTGAAGGCTAGCATTTCCTGTACAACTGACATTCAAGTGTCCTCCTTTAGTGGTAGCTCTTAATATGTACCCCATATCAGAATACAAGATGATGAAACGGCTATCAAGTCAGGAAAATGCGAGGTGTGATAAATCGCACACATCTATGTACATGAAGCAAAACGTTGAAAAAGAAGAACGCACAATAGTTGTAAACGCTATCAAAGGTGTGATGGAATTCACAGGATGGTCATGCACAAAACAGGAAAAAGGGGTTATGATTGATTTGTGAAGGAAAGCACAAACTATTGAAAAACAGCTTGGCATTCCTGACATAATGGTTGGCAAATCAAACTCAGATTCGTTCCACGACAGGGAGGAAACCACTCATGGCTGTGAAAGAAAAAACAAAATCGACGGCAACACCAGTCGAACAAGCAGTTGGACAAATCGTTGAAAAAGGGCAACGTGCATTACAAGAATTACTGACATTCGATCAAGAAAAAATCGATACGATCGTCCGGGATATGGCACTTGCCGGACTTGAACGGCATGTCGAACTCGCTCGTCTCGCTGCAGAAGAGACGGGACGCGGTGTCTTTGAAGATAAGATGATTAAAAACATTTTTGCGACAGAATACATCTACAACAGTCTACGTCATGAAAAAACAGTTGGGATTTTAGAAGAAGATGTCCAAAACGGCATCACATATATCGCTGAACCCGTCGGTGTCGTCTGTGGTGTCACACCGGTCACGAACCCGACATCAACGACGATGTTCAAAGCATTGATTGCGATCAAGACACGCAACCCGATCGTCTTCGCATTCCATCCATCGGCACAACGTTGTTCCGTTGAAGCAGCGAAAACACTCCGCGACGCAGCCATCAAAGCAGGTGCGCCAAAAGACTGTATTCAATGGGTCGAAGAACCATCACTTGAAGCAACGAAAGTCTTGATGAACCATGAAAAAATCGCGATGGTCCTTGCGACAGGTGGAGCGGGAATGGTCAAATCAGCGTATTCAACAGGTAAACCGGCACTCGGTGTTGGACCAGGGAACGTTCCGTGTTACATCGAACAGTCAGCGAAAGTCAAACGGGCAGTCAGCGATCTCGTTCTCTCAAAAACGTTTGATAACGGAATGATTTGTGCGTCTGAGCAAGCTGTCATCGTCGACCAAGAGATTTATGCGACGGTTCGTGCGGAAATGGAAGCACTCGGTTGTTACTTCTGTACACCGGAAGAAAAACAACGTCTCGAATCACTCGTCATCAAAACCGATACATGTGCCGTCAATGCGGACATCGTCGGGAAACCAGCGACATGGATCGCGGAGAAAGCCGGCATCGACGTTCCGGAAACAACGGTCATGCTCGTCGCGGAACTCGAGCACGTCGGAGCAGCAGAACCATTGTCTCATGAAAAACTCAGTCCGGTCCTCGGTGCGTACCGCGTTGCATCAACTGAAGAAGCGTTCACGATTGCCGAACAGATGCTTGAAATTGGTGGTCTCGGTCATACAGCTGTCATTCATACGACGAACGATGATTTGATGACAGCGTTCGGACTCCGCATGAAAGCCTGCCGGATCCTTGTCAACAGTCCATCTGCTCACGGTGGGATCGGTGATCTGTACAACGAGTTGACACCATCATTGACACTCGGTTGCGGATCATACGGGAAAAACTCTGTATCTGAAAACGTGACAGCGAAGCACTTACTCAACGTCAAGAAGGTGGCGAGACGACGCGTGAACATGCAATGGTTCAAGGTTCCTGAAAAAATCTACTTCGAAAAGAACTCTGTTCAGTACTTGCGGTCGATGACAGACGTCTCACGTGTCATGATCGTGACTGATCCAACGATGGTACAGTTCGGGTATGCCGATAAAGTAATTCAAAACTTACCACAGTCCGTCAGTTACCGGATCTTCGACCAAGTCGAACCAGATCCATCGGTGACGACTGTTCAGACAGGTGCTCAAGCGATGCGTGATTTCAAGCCTGACTTGATCATTGCTCTTGGTGGTGGTTCAGCAATGGATGCTGCAAAAGGAATGTGGCTCTTCTACGAACAACCGAACGAAACGTTCTCGAACTTACGTCAAAAATTCCTCGATATTCGCAAACGGGCGTATCAATTCCCGACACTTGGTCGTCAAGCGAAGTTCGTCGCGATTCCGACGACTTCTGGTACAGGTTCAGAAGTGACACCGTTCACCGTCATCACGGATAAAGAGAAAAATGTCAAATACCCGATTGCTGACTATGCATTGACACCTGACGTCGCAATCGTTGATCCGGAATTCGTCATGACCGTTCCAGCTTCGATCACTGCTGATACCGGAATGGATGTCTTGACGCATGCGACAGAAGCATACGTCTCGGTGCTTGCAAACGACTACACGGATGGACTGGCACTGAAAGCAATCAAGATGATCTTTGAGTACTTGCCACGAGCATATGCTAACGGATCAGACGCCGAAGCACGCGAAAAAGTGCATAACGCGTCAACGATGGCAGGGATGGCATTCGCGAACGCCTTCCTTGGAATCAACCACTCGATCGCGCACAAAATCGGTGGTGAATTCCACACGCCACACGGACGGACGAACGCGATCCTGATGCCGCACGTCATTCGCTATAACGCGTCACGTCCAACAAAACTAGCAGCATTCCCGAAATATGAATCATTCGTTGCCGATGAACGGTATGCCGACATCGCACGCTACCTCGGTCTTCCGGCAGCAACGACGGAACAAGGGGTCGAATCACTCATTCAAGCAGTTGCCGATCTCGGACAACGTCTCAACATCAAGATGTCATTCAAGGCGCAAGGCATTCAAAAAGCAGACTTCGAGGCAAAACTCGACAAGATGGCAGTTGATGCTTTCGAAGATCAATGTACGACAGCGAATCCAAAGATGCCGCTTGTTGCTGAATTACGGACGATCATGGAACAAGCGTACGAAGGCATCTAATAGAGAAAAAAATACCATGGCACCTGATCGTTCAACCGGCTTCTCATTTTGAGAAGTCGGTTTTTGTTTTGGAAATCGATGGAGACAGTCGGAGAAAAAGTGGGATATAATGGCTGTTGAACGAATTTGATGTTTTTGGTTTCGCTGTAGCAGGAATATTCAAACATCAGACATAAAAAGGAGGAAATGGGATGGAGTCAAGGCAAGAAAGGAAACAACGACGGTTTTCCGTCTGGGATGTCCTGTTTGGCGTCCTTATCGGTCTCATCTTTTTCGGTGTCATCTATGGCGTGATGGCATTTTTGACTTCACAAATCACTTCATCCTCAGACTATCAAGATCTCGTGACGCAGATGCAACAGGCGGACGTCTCCTGGAAAGATGCAGACATCACGGTCTCTCTCATGCTCTTGTTCGTCGGTGGACTGTCAATCACGATGCCGAGCGCAGTTCGGGAAGGAATCATCAATCAGGTACTTGATGCGAGTTCTGCCGGTGATGTCTTATCGTTGTTTGGGATCGACTTAAAACAGGTCCTCGCACCACTTACGTTCGATGTCTCTTACGGCACGTTACTCTATTCCGTTTTTGGCATCGGTTTGATCGTCCTGTTATTTTTGGTTTTACGGATTAAGGCAAGTCGTCTCGGGTGGACGATTCGATCGATCAGTTTCTTCTTAACGGTCGGAATCATCTGGTTCGTCCTTGCCGGACGCGGAAACGACGTGCCGTTTCTCTCGTTACAAGATGGCTATGCGATGAGTGGGATCCTACCGCTTCTCGTCGTCAGTTTACTTGGCTGGATGGCGTTCTTCCCGCAAAAGTTATCCGGTCTGACAGCTGCCGGACGTGCCAGCTTACTGATTTTGATGCTCGCAAGTACGCTCCAACTCGTCTTTACGGTGCAGGACGAAGCGGCGTATGACGGTGATTCCTCACTACGGACGGCGTTGACCGTCGCGAGTCTAAACGCCGGAAGTGGCGGAATGTACGACTGGATCCACGGCGGACAGGTCGTGTATCAAGCAGACGTTCTTGGAGCGAACGCGGAAATCCCGGTCTCGATGTTGAACGGGGAGACCTCAACGGATCAGCTTAATGACTCGATCCAAAAAGTCGTCGATGGGATCGATACGGACCGGGTGACAGAACAATTGTTGACGTTACTCGGTGGAGAACGTCCGGATTTGTCAGCAACACAATTGAAGCTCGACCCTGTTGATTACGGTGTCGCGCGGCAGACGATTCAAGTGATTGATGCGGAATCTGCAGGAGCGACGCCACCGAATGTCTCGAGTGAGAGTGGGTATTGGGTATTATTGCTGGTAACGTTCGCGATCTACTTCGTCTGTAGCATCCGAAGCTTCAAGTCGATTATCGATCCGTTCGTCTTTGCGATCACGATTGGTGTGATCAGCTTCATCGTCAGTCAGGCTTCATACGTTCAGTTCGCGATGAAATGGCGGAGTGACGTCTTATTCGAATTCGCTCAACAAACCGCAGGCTGGACAGTACTTTATGCCACAGGACTTGCGTTACTTGCTGGAATTCTCGGTTACGTCGTCCGACGGAAACCAGAGAAAACGGTGTAAGGGGACGTGGAGTGGTGAAAATCCTATGCCATGAATCCAATCTACGAACGTTGCTGTCATTCTCGCTTTCCGCAGGCGGGAGGTAGGCCGCGGTATCCTAAACTACGTTTCGTCTACCCGGTCTCACCTGACCCTGACGAAAGTGAAGAACATGCTTTCTTTTCCTGTAGGAGTCGAGAATGAACAATTACGTTCTACATTAGTTAAAACGATACTTTTTCAGGATTTTGGTCTGAGAAAGTATCGTTTTTTTGTATGAATTATACAACGGTGTAAGACGCCTTTTTTTACCATTCAAACTTGGTTTGTAAAGGTAAAACAAACAATGTTAAGCCAGTATTTGGAATTGGTTAAGTGGGTTAAATAAGACGGATGTCCGACCTATTTGAAAGGACTATTAGCTATAATCGAACCATGCTAAATTAATGAAGCAGTCAAAACATCCTGGGGGGAAATCCATATGAAAAAAGCTACGAAACTCGTCATCGCGTCGACGTTGATCGCACCGATGCTCGTACCAGTCGTTCAAGTCAAGACACTTGCTGCCGACAACAGTGTCGTCAAGTTACGCTTCCTAGAAACAACGGATTTACATACGAACTCAATGAACTACGATTACTTCAAGGATGCGCAGGACGAAACGATTGGTCTCGTCAAAGCCGCTACGGTCATTAAACAGCAACAAACTGAAGTGGGCGCAACGAACAGTTTCTTATTCGATAACGGGGATACACTTCAAGGAACGCCATTCGGTGATTACGTGAAGAACCAGTACGACAAAGGAAACAAAGGCAAACATCCGATGTACGAATTGATGGAATACCTCGGTTATGATGCGGTCACGCTCGGAAACCATGAATTCAACTTCGGTCTTGATTTCCTTAAGTCAGCGATGAGTGCTTCGAGCGGTTCAATCAAGTTCGTCAACTCGAACGTATTGGATGCAGTCACGAAAAAGCCGATCGTCGCGGACTACAACAAAGATGGAAAAGACTATCAAATCATCGAACGTCAAGTCAAGGACCAGAACGGTGACATGAAAACAGTCAAGGTGGGTGTGTTCGGAGTCGTCACGCCACAAATCATGGCATGGGATGCGGGGAACCTGACAGGGAAAGTCACGGCTGAAGATATCATCCCGACTGCTAAAGCAACAGCGAAGAAATTAAAAGATGCTGGCGCAGACGTCGTCGTTGCACTCGCACACACAGGTATCGGGGATACGACGGATCAAAAAGACGGCGATGAGAATGTCGGCTACGCATTGACAAAAGTTGCAGACATCGATGTCTTGATGACAGGTCATCAGCACGGAAAGTTCCCGGCAGTCGATTCAGCGTTCAATAAATTGCCGAATGTTGATAAAGAAAAAGGTCTAATCAATGGTAAACCAGTCGTCATGGCAAACACACAAGGAAAGAACGTCGGTGTCATCGATCTTGAGTTGAAGCAAGTCGACGGGAAATGGGTCGTTGATACGTCAGGTGCGAAACTAGCGGACGTGACGAAAGACACGACAGCAGATGCCGGTGCCGTCAAGTTGATTGAAAAAGCACATGAAGGAACACTCGCGTACATTCGTCAAGAAGTCGGAACGATTAATGACGACATCCAAAGTTTCTTCGCTCTCGCGCAAGACGATGATTCAGTTCAGTTCGTAACGAACGCTCAGAAATGGTATGTCGAGAAACAACTCAAAGAAAATGCCGATCTCGCGAAATATAAAGATCTCCCGTTGTTGTCAGCAGGTGCACCATTCAAGACTGGTGGTCGTAACCAAGTCAACGCATCCGATTATACATTGATCAAAAAAGGACCAATCGCACTCAAGAACGTCGCCGATCTCTATGTTTATCCGAATACACTCGAAGTCGTCAAAGTAACAGGTGCTGACGTCAAAGACTGGCTCGAAATGTCAGCCGGTCAGTTCAACCAAGTCGGCGGTGAGCAAACGAACTTGTTGAACAAAGATTTCCGTAGCTACAACTTCGATATCCTCGATGGATTGACGTATGAAATTGATATCACGAAACCAGCGAAGTTTGACTATAATGGTGACTTATCGAAGGAATTTAAAGGTGACAACCGCGTCCAAAACATCAAGTATCAAGGCAAAGCAATCACAGACGACCAAGAATTCCTCGTTGCGACGAACAACTACCGCGCTGGTAGTGCGACGTTCCCGGGTCTTGGGAAAGGTCAAAATATCGTCTACAAATCGGCTTACGAAACACGTAACGTCATCTCGGACTATATCAAAGCGAAACAACCGGTTGATTATAAAGCCGATGACAACTGGTCACTCGTCGCAAGTAAGCCGATGACGGTCAGCTTTGATTCAGCGGTTGCAGCTGCACCGTACGTCAAGCGGTATGAAGGAATCACGAACACAGGTGAAACACGTCCAGGTGAGACAGGAACTTTCCTTAAATTCAACATGAACGTGCCGATGAAAGACTTCACGGTCTCGGCAAAAGCAGTTAAACCAGGTGCGAAAGTCGTTACTGGTCAGGCAGTTCCGGGCGCAACAATCACAGTTAAACTTGGCGATAAAGTCCTCGGTACAGCAACAGCAAACGAAGCGGGTCAATACGAAGTCGGAACACGTCCGCTCAAATTGCGTGACAAGTTGACGATCGTCTCTGAACTCAGCTTCATGAAGACAGAAACGAACGTCACAGTCGGAACAGGTGTCGTTGCGATACCAGCAATCGATAAAAAGTCAGCAGTCTACGGA
This region of Exiguobacterium acetylicum DSM 20416 genomic DNA includes:
- the adhE gene encoding bifunctional acetaldehyde-CoA/alcohol dehydrogenase, whose product is MAVKEKTKSTATPVEQAVGQIVEKGQRALQELLTFDQEKIDTIVRDMALAGLERHVELARLAAEETGRGVFEDKMIKNIFATEYIYNSLRHEKTVGILEEDVQNGITYIAEPVGVVCGVTPVTNPTSTTMFKALIAIKTRNPIVFAFHPSAQRCSVEAAKTLRDAAIKAGAPKDCIQWVEEPSLEATKVLMNHEKIAMVLATGGAGMVKSAYSTGKPALGVGPGNVPCYIEQSAKVKRAVSDLVLSKTFDNGMICASEQAVIVDQEIYATVRAEMEALGCYFCTPEEKQRLESLVIKTDTCAVNADIVGKPATWIAEKAGIDVPETTVMLVAELEHVGAAEPLSHEKLSPVLGAYRVASTEEAFTIAEQMLEIGGLGHTAVIHTTNDDLMTAFGLRMKACRILVNSPSAHGGIGDLYNELTPSLTLGCGSYGKNSVSENVTAKHLLNVKKVARRRVNMQWFKVPEKIYFEKNSVQYLRSMTDVSRVMIVTDPTMVQFGYADKVIQNLPQSVSYRIFDQVEPDPSVTTVQTGAQAMRDFKPDLIIALGGGSAMDAAKGMWLFYEQPNETFSNLRQKFLDIRKRAYQFPTLGRQAKFVAIPTTSGTGSEVTPFTVITDKEKNVKYPIADYALTPDVAIVDPEFVMTVPASITADTGMDVLTHATEAYVSVLANDYTDGLALKAIKMIFEYLPRAYANGSDAEAREKVHNASTMAGMAFANAFLGINHSIAHKIGGEFHTPHGRTNAILMPHVIRYNASRPTKLAAFPKYESFVADERYADIARYLGLPAATTEQGVESLIQAVADLGQRLNIKMSFKAQGIQKADFEAKLDKMAVDAFEDQCTTANPKMPLVAELRTIMEQAYEGI
- a CDS encoding bifunctional 2',3'-cyclic-nucleotide 2'-phosphodiesterase/3'-nucleotidase, translated to MKKATKLVIASTLIAPMLVPVVQVKTLAADNSVVKLRFLETTDLHTNSMNYDYFKDAQDETIGLVKAATVIKQQQTEVGATNSFLFDNGDTLQGTPFGDYVKNQYDKGNKGKHPMYELMEYLGYDAVTLGNHEFNFGLDFLKSAMSASSGSIKFVNSNVLDAVTKKPIVADYNKDGKDYQIIERQVKDQNGDMKTVKVGVFGVVTPQIMAWDAGNLTGKVTAEDIIPTAKATAKKLKDAGADVVVALAHTGIGDTTDQKDGDENVGYALTKVADIDVLMTGHQHGKFPAVDSAFNKLPNVDKEKGLINGKPVVMANTQGKNVGVIDLELKQVDGKWVVDTSGAKLADVTKDTTADAGAVKLIEKAHEGTLAYIRQEVGTINDDIQSFFALAQDDDSVQFVTNAQKWYVEKQLKENADLAKYKDLPLLSAGAPFKTGGRNQVNASDYTLIKKGPIALKNVADLYVYPNTLEVVKVTGADVKDWLEMSAGQFNQVGGEQTNLLNKDFRSYNFDILDGLTYEIDITKPAKFDYNGDLSKEFKGDNRVQNIKYQGKAITDDQEFLVATNNYRAGSATFPGLGKGQNIVYKSAYETRNVISDYIKAKQPVDYKADDNWSLVASKPMTVSFDSAVAAAPYVKRYEGITNTGETRPGETGTFLKFNMNVPMKDFTVSAKAVKPGAKVVTGQAVPGATITVKLGDKVLGTATANEAGQYEVGTRPLKLRDKLTIVSELSFMKTETNVTVGTGVVAIPAIDKKSAVYGSTVLRGKATEGLDVTLYKGSTKIAKAKTTASGFKIAVQNGLTTGTYTVKSTDISNKITKKASFTIKNTYPVKKWSGKKTLTGKVEKRQIVRLYQKTEAGYQLIAQDVADQHGNYVLKMRKALTNGSYKLNIYTAKDHLDQSRYFITK
- a CDS encoding beta-class carbonic anhydrase; protein product: MSVVQEMLAFNERFVAEKQYEQFVSDKFPDKKVVILTCMDARLTELLPHALGLKNGDAKIIKNAGAILSHPFGSVMRSILVALYALGAEEVVVIGHHDCGMSTIDPKHMINEMKDRGIDQQILHTLEVSGVDLNQWLRGFTSVQESVAHSVSLVKNHPLLPPGTNVHGLVIDPATGKLDIVDC
- a CDS encoding Na+/H+ antiporter family protein, yielding MNAVLFAVFLLFILAIFRVHIVLAMVISAFAGGLVGGLDLTATTKAFSGGLGDGAEIALSYALLGAFAVALSKTGLPDALAHALIQRSRGNASASSVKKLKGFILFAILLLAISSQNVLPIHIAFIPIIIPPLLGLFNQLKMDRRRIAIIMTFGLVTPYMFLPVGFGDIYLNQILLKNLKANGLDTAGASVIEAMAIPALGMVVGLLIGLYSYRKERTYEMRDIAPDDYEIPVITKTKLALSGIVVIATLIVQLQTGSMILAATTGLILFLLLRLVRFSEADDVITRGMRMMSFIGFVMISANGFSNVLRKTGDIEPLVENSKALMGDSQLVAAFVMLLIGLLVTMGIGSSFSTVPIIAAIFVPLCIQYGFSLEATIAIIGTAGALGDAGSPASDSTLGPTSGLNADGQHDHMRETVIPTFLHYNIPLIIFGTIAAVVL